A genomic region of Euleptes europaea isolate rEulEur1 unplaced genomic scaffold, rEulEur1.hap1 H_3, whole genome shotgun sequence contains the following coding sequences:
- the LOC130492939 gene encoding protocadherin beta-1-like has translation MPEEKKPSSLVANVLKDLKVDVKELTARGGRLVSKSPKQYFQLDPHSGNVLLKDRIDREALCGQKDPCVLLSEIVLENPLQVHRMEVEIQDVNDNPPQFSKKEFLLEIPEQTPLNTRFPLERAKDADRGENTVQNYILSSDDHFRLDVQSHGDGTKYAELVLEKELDREENAQSFLILSAIDGGTPKRTGTAKIIIHVLDNNDNVPQFHQSLYKVKVMENSQPSTPVAKVEATDRDFGSNADIIYSFGEVPENVLRFFKLNKQTGELIVAGTIDYEEDKNYAMDIKATDGGGLSSHCKVIVEVEDRNDNAPEVTVTSITSPFPEDSPQETVAAVFSVTDQDSGDNGRTSCSIEANLPFMLKASENNYYQLVTQQPLDRERVSEYNITITATDKGSPRLTSTRIINIQISDVNDNSPIFEKSSYEMQLQENNIPGLLIGLVHAKDLDMEQNAKLTYSLLPGKVSDQPVSSYVSINSETGNLYAIRSLDYEQVKDFQVTVRAVDSSSLPLSSEVMVQVVVMDENDNAPFILYPLQNGTSPSNDLVPRGAEAGYLVTKVVAVDRDYGQNSWLSYELLKATDPGLFNVGAQNGEVKTMRPINKRDSFKQKLIIGVRDNGHPSQSTSATLSILLVDGFSDPYMKIVDTPKEEVVEEEDRNMTLYLVICLAAISFVFLISVVVFIAIKIQKRRKFIESSALNFPVGPNFPENCGNADDGSLSRAYNYEVCLAGGSLNSEFKFLRPVFPVFSLGPAQNQGDSRTSSHHTEDQIRSQVRRIDLT, from the coding sequence ATGCCAGAGGAAAAGAAGCCTTCGTCTCTGGTGGCAAACGTGCTAAAGGATTTGAAAGTGGATGTAAAGGAGCTGACTGCTCGTGGGGGGCGGCTGGTTTCTAAAAGCCCCAAGCAATATTTCCAGCTGGATCCTCACTCTGGGAATGTATTATTGAAGGACAGAATAGACCGAGAGGCTTTGTGTGGTCAGAAGGACCCTTGTGTCTTACTCTCAGAGATTGTGCTGGAAAACCCATTGCAAGTGCACAGAATGGAGGTTGAAATACAGGATGTGAATGACAATCCCCCCCAATTCTCTAAAAAGGAATTCCTTCTGGAAATACCCGAACAGactcctctgaataccagattcCCATTGGAGAGGGCTAAAGATGCAGATAGAGGAGAAAATACTGTTCAGAACTATATACTTAGTTCAGATGACCATTTTAGACTGGACGTGCAAAGTCACGGTGATGGGACCAAATATGCAGAATTAGTACTGGAGAAAGAGTTGGACCGTGAAGAGAATGCACAATCTTTCTTGATTCTGTCAGCTATTGACGGAGGGACCCCAAAGAGAACAGGCACAGCAAAGATTATAATTCATGTTCTGGACAACAATGATAACGTCCCTCAGTTTCATCAATCTCTGTACAAAGTGAAAGTAATGGAAAACAGCCAGCCAAGTACACCTGTAGCTAAAGTTGAAGCAACCGACAGGGATTTTGGTTCCAATGCGGACATCATTTATTCCTTTGGCGAGGTACCAGAAAATGTGCTCAGGTTTTTCAAGTTAAACAAACAGACTGGGGAACTTATTGTTGCAGGAACCATTGATTATGAAGAAGATAAAAATTATGCCATGGACATAAAAGCCACAGATGGAGGGGGGCTCTCTTCTCACTGCAAAGTCATTGTAGAGGTTGAGGACAGGAATGACAATGCCCCAGAGGTGACAGTAACATCCATCACCAGCCCCTTTCCGGAAGATTCCCCCCAAGAAACTGTCGCGGCCGTCTTCAGTGTTACTGATCAAGACTCTGGAGATAATGGCAGAACTTCCTGCTCCATTGAGGCAAACCTGCCCTTCATGTTAAAGGCCTCAGAGAATAACTATTACCAGCTGGTGACCCAGCAACCCCTGGACCGAGAAAGAGTCTCAGAGTACAACATCACCATCACAGCTACCGACAAAGGCTCTCCCAGGCTTACTTCAACAAGAATAATTAACATCCAGATCTCAGATGTCAATGACAACTCTCCAATATTTGAAAAGTCGTCATATGAAATGCAGTTACAGGAAAATAATATTCCAGGTCTGCTAATAGGTTTGGTCCATGCCAAGGACCTGGACATGGAGCAGAATGCCAAACTGACTTACTCTCTTTTGCCTGGGAAGGTCAGTGATCAACCTGTGTCCTCTTACGTCTCCATCAACTCTGAGACTGGGAATCTGTATGCCATCCGATCTCTGGACTATGAGCAGGTAAAAGATTTCCAGGTGACCGTGAGGGCTGTTGACAGCAGTTCTCTTCCCCTGAGCTCTGAAGTTATGGTCCAAGTTGTTGTCATGGATGAAAATGATAATGCCCCATTTATCCTATACCCTCTTCAGAATGGCACTTCCCCATCCAATGACTTGGTTCCCAGGGGGGCTGAGGCTGGCTACCTGGTCAccaaggtggtggcagtggaCAGAGATTACGGTCAGAACTCTTGGCTTTCCTATGAGCTCCTGAAGGCCACAGATCCAGGTCTGTTTAATGTGGGGGCCCAGAACGGAGAAGTGAAAACCATGAGACCCATTAATAAAAGAGACAGCTTCAAACAGAAACTTATCATCGGAGTCAGAGACAACGGTCACCCTTCCCAGTCCACCTCTGCAACGCTGAGCATTCTGCTAGTGGATGGCTTCTCTGACCCTTATATGAAAATAGTGGATACTCCGAAGGAGgaagtggtggaggaggaagaccgTAACATGACTCTGTATCTGGTCATATGTTTGGCTGCCATCTCATTCGTATTTCTTATTTCTGTCGTGGTGTTTATTGCCATCAAGAttcagaaaagaagaaagttCATAGAAAGCTCTGCCCTGAATTTCCCAGTGGGACCGAATTTCCCAGAGAACTGTGGAAATGCTGATGATGGATCTCTTTCCCGGGCATACAACTATGAGGTGTGCTTAGCTGGTGGTTCTCTGAACAGCGAGTTCAAGTTTCTTAGGCCTGTCTTTCCGGTGTTTTCTCTGGGGCCTGCTCAAAATCAGGGGGACTCAAGGACTTCCAGTCATCATACAGAAGATCAAATCAGGAGTCAGGTGAGAAGAATCGATTTAACATAA
- the LOC130492932 gene encoding protocadherin beta-16-like isoform X5, with the protein MDGTFRIRKGLYLLFFLSLSGVVCVSLRYSLPEEKKSGSLVANVLKDLKLGPGELSARRAQLVSKSNKQYFQLDIRSGNVIVNDKIDREALCGKIDTCLLLSEIVLQNPLKIYNIEIQIEDINDNSPAFSQTELDLSIPENVPTNTRFPLESAQDTDLGENSIQNYTLSPNGNFALDIHSDEFETKYLDLVLEKPLDREKEGQFGLTLTAVDGGVPQRTGTVLIKVNVLDSNDNFPQFTQSQYKVKLKENSPRGSVVSKVEAKDLDFGSNAHITYSYHQVPEKIRHLFHLNENTGEITVLGLFDYEKETSYYMNIKATDGGGLSGHCKVLVEIEDENDNAPEISVISITSPLAEDSPLDTLAVLFSVTDQDSGDNGRTSCSVEMNLPFLLKTTVNNYYQLVTQSPLDREKVPEYNITITATDRGSHRLTSRRTIMVLISDVNDNSPLFEKAKYEMQLWENNIPGLLMGSVHAVDLDVEQNAQVTYSLVPGNGSGAPVASYVSINSETGNLYVLRSLDYEQIKEFQVTVRASDGGTPPLSSEVVIRVVVLDENDNAPFFLYPLQNSTSPCNDLVPKSVEAGYLVAKVVAVDGDSGQNSWLSYELVKATDPGLFSIGAQNGEVKTRRPLTERDTNKQKLIILVRDNGHPPQTSTAMLNILPVDGFSDPYLNIASVSHEASEEDGSLTMYLVICLAAVSFVFLICIILFVVIKMHKKESSFITALPQFPPALPEIPETGVDSQSGSLSRTYRYDVCLTGGSLSSEFRFLRPLIPVFSMGDPHTSENHRISSVSQDTPEQAEGQNQRELARGAVSEDSAARSGGPGCAGNQAITANANIGQNDWLSYQ; encoded by the coding sequence ATGGATGGTACCTTCAGGATCAGAAAAGGTCTGTATCTTTTGTTCTTCCTCTCTTTGTCTGGAGTGGTGTGTGTCTCCCTTCGGTATTCTTtgcctgaagagaagaaaagtGGGTCTCTGGTGGCTAATGTGCTGAAGGATTTGAAACTGGGGCCAGGGGAGCTCTCTGCTCGCAGAGCCCAGCTGGTTTCCAAAAGCAATAAGCAATATTTCCAGCTGGATATTCGTTctgggaatgtgattgtaaatgACAAAATAGACAGAGAAGCTTTGTGTGGCAAGATAGACACTTGCTTACTGTTGTCTGAAATTGTGCTGCAAAACCCCTTAAAGATCTACAATATTGAGATTCAGATAGAAGATATAAATGACAACTCTCCAGCATTCTCTCAAACAGAGCTTGACCTATCAATTCCCGAGAATGTTCCCACAAATACTCGATTCCCCTTGGAATCTGCCCAAGATACAGATTTGGGTGAAAACAGTATTCAGAACTACACACTGAGTCCCAATGGGAATTTTGCATTGGATATACACAGTGATGAGTTTGAGACCAAATATCTGGACCTTGTTCTGGAGAAACCGTTAGACAGGGAGAAGGAGGGTCAGTTTGGATTGACGCTCACAGCTGTTGATGGAGGGGTTCCACAGAGAACAGGGACAGTTCTAATAAAGGTCAATGTTCTGGATAGCAATGACAACTTCCCTCAGTTTACACAATCTCAGTATAAAGTGAAATTGAAGGAAAACAGTCCTCGTGGTTCTGTGGTGTCTAAAGTGGAAGCCAAAGATTTGGATTTTGGTTCAAATGCACACATCACCTACTCATACCATCAGGTGCCTGAAAAAATAAGGCACTTGTTTCACCTCAATGAAAACACTGGGGAAATTACCGTTCTGGGTCTATTTGACTATGAAAAAGAAACCAGCTATTATATGAACATCAAGGCAACAGACGGAGGGGGCCTTTCAGGCCACTGCAAGGTCCTGGTGGAAATTGAGGATGAGAACGACAATGCACCTGAGATATCGGTCATATCCATCACCAGCCCTTTAGCAGAAGACTCTCCCCTAGATACACTGGCCGTGCTCTTCAGTGTCACAGACCAAGACTCTGGGGACAATGGCAGGACCTCCTGCTCTGTGGAGATGAACTTGCCCTTTCTGTTAAAAACCACTGTGAATAATTATTATCAACTGGTGACCCAAAGCCCACTGGATAGAGAGAAAGTCCCTGAGTATAACATCACCATCACAGCTACTGATCGGGGCTCTCACAGGCTCACTTCAAGAAGAACGATTATGGTTTTAATCTCAGACGTCAATGACAACTCTCCATTGTTTGAGAAGGCAAAGTATGAAATGCAGTTGTGGGAAAACAATATTCCGGGCTTGCTGATGGGTTCGGTCCATGCTGTTGATCTGGACGTGGAGCAGAATGCCCAGGTGACCTATTCTCTTGTGCCTGGAAATGGCAGTGGTGCTCCTGTGGCCTCTTACGTGTCCATCAATTCTGAGACTGGGAATCTGTACGTCCTGCGATCTCTGGATTATGAGCAGATCAAGGAATTCCAAGTGACAGTGAGGGCTTCAGATGGGGGTACACCTCCACTGAGCTCAGAAGTTGTTATTCGAGTTGTTGTCCTGGATGAAAACGATAATGCTCCCTTCTTCCTCTACCCCCTTCAGAACAGCACCTCCCCCTGCAATGATCTGGTTCCCAAGTCCGTGGAGGCTGGTTACCTGGTGGCCAAGGTGGTGGCTGTGGATGGGGATTCGGGTCAGAACTCTTGGCTGTCCTATGAACTGGTGAAGGCCACCGACCCCGGTCTTTTCAGCATAGGAGCCCAGAACGGAGAAGTCAAAACCAGGAGACCTCTGACGGAGCGAGACACAAACAAGCAGAAACTGATTATCCTGGTCAGAGACAATGGCCACCCTCCCCAGACCAGCACTGCTATGCTGAATATACTTCCGGTGGATGGCTTTTCAGATCCTTATCTGAATATCGCAAGTGTCAGTCATGAGGCCAGTGAAGAAGACGGCTCCTTGACGATGTACCTGGTGATCTGCTTGGCTGCGGTGTCCTTTGTGTTCCTGATCTGCATCATTTTGTTTGTTGTCATCAAAATGCACAAGAAAGAGTCTAGTTTTATCACTGCCCTTCCTCAATTCCCACCTGCCTTACCTGAGATCCCAGAAACTGGTGTCGATTCTCAGAGTGGATCACTTTCCCGGACTTACCGCTATGATGTTTGCCTAACTGGTGGATCTCTAAGCAGCGAGTTCAGATTCCTCAGGCCTCTCATTCCTGTTTTTTCTATGGGGGACCCACATACCTCTGAGAATCAcaggatttcttctgtttctcaagATACTCCTGAACAGGCAGAGGGCCAAAATCAAAGAGAACTG